The Bacillus sp. F19 DNA segment TCTTTTCTGCCTGTCGGGGCTGAACAGTCGGTTCCGCTTTTCTATACAAAAAGAGAATGTTAAAGGACATCCTTGCATAAAGTGTATTAATCGCGCTCAAGTATCACCAATGATGGAGGAGGTCCTTATGGATATCTTAAAAAAAATTGAAAAGTACAGAGAAGATGAACAGCGACTGAAGTGGGAAGGAACCTTCGTTGAGTATTTAGAGATGTTAAAAGAGAAACCATGGGTTGCACAATCGGCTCATTCACGAGTTTACAATATGATCAAAGATGCCGGTATAGAGGAAGAAAACGGATCAAGGCGCTACAAGTTCTTTGATCATAAGCTGTTTGGACTTGAAGAGTCGCTTGAGAAACTTGTGGAGGAGTACTTCCACCCGGCAGCAAAGAGATTAGATGTCCGGAAACGGATTTTGCTGCTTATGGGTCCTGTCAGCGGGGGGAAATCAACGCTCGTGACCATGCTGAAAAGAGGTCTTGAGACGTATTCTCTGACAGATCGCGGTGCTGTGTTTGCGATTAAAGGCTGCCCAATGCATGAGGATCCTTTGCATTTAATTCCCCATCATCTAAGAGAAGATTTCTTTCAGGAATACGGTATTCGCATTGAGGGGAATCTGTCGCCTCTAAACCTGATGAGACTTGAGCAGGAGTACGGAGGCCGCATTGAAGATGTGCTGATTGAGCGGATCTTTTTCTCAGAGGATAAACGGACAGGAATCGGAACGTTCAGCCCGTCTGATCCGAAATCACAGGATATTGCAGACTTGACTGGAAGCATTGATTTTTCAACCATTGCGGAGTTTGGTTCAGAGTCTGATCCCCGAGCTTATCGTTTTGACGGCGAGCTGAATAAGGCAAACCGCGGGATGATGGAGTTTCAGGAGATGCTGAAATGTGATGAGAAATTCTTGTGGCACTTGCTGTCTCTTACGCAGGAAGGCAATTTTAAAGCAGGGCGATTTGCCTTAATTTCCGCTGATGAGCTCATAGTGGCGCACACCAATGAAACTGAGTACCGCTCCTTTATTTCCAACAAGAAAAACGAGGCACTCCATTCAAGGATTATCGTGATGCCTGTTCCTTATAACTTAAGAGTTTCTGAAGAAGAAAGAATTTATGAAAAGATGATTATGGAAAGTGATGTAGCAAATGTTCATATTGCACCTCACACGATGCGTGTTGCGGCTATGTTTACCATTTTAACGAGATTGAAGGATCCGAAGCGCGGCGACATTGATCTCGTCAAAAAGATGCGCTTGTATGATGGCGAGAATGTAGAAGGCTACAATAACGTCGATGTAGAGGAGCTGCAAAAGGAACATGTAGATGAAGGAATGAGCGGAATTGATCCGCGGTATGTCATCAACCGAATTTCTTCGACCATCATCAGAAAAGAAATTCCTTCTATTAATGCACTCGATGTCCTCAGATCTTTAAAAGAAGGATTGGATCAGCACGCATCCATCTCAAATGAAGACCGCGAACGCTACTTGAACTTTATCTCCGTTGCAAGAAAAGAATACGATGATCTTGCGAAGAAAGAAGTGCAGAAGGCATTCGTTTATTCTTACGAGGAGTCTGCCAAAACGCTTATGGATAACTACCTGGATAATGTGGAGGCTTATTGCAATAAAAATAAGATCCGCGATCCGCTGACTGGGGAAGAAATGAATCCGGACGACAAACTGATGCGCTCAATTGAAGAGCAGATCGGAATCTCTGAAAATGCGAAAAAAGCATTCAGGGAAGAAATTTTAATCCGAATCTCTGCTTATGCCCGGAAAGGAAAACGATTTGATTACAACTCTCATGAGCGTCTTCGCGAAGCCATTCAGAAAAAACTGTTTGCTGATCTGAAGGATGTAGTGAAAATTACAACGTCCTCAAAAACACCGGATGAGCTGCAGCTGAAAAAGATCAATGAAGTTGTGAAAAGACTCATCGATGAGCACGGCTATAACTCAACATCTGCAAATGACCTGCTGCGCTATGTGGGCAGTCTGTTAAATCGGTAAATGAAAGCCGGGTAAATGTGCCCGGCTTTCACTTGTAAATGGGTTTGGCTGATTTTGAAAGACGGCGGTAATAATCGAAAAAAAGCTGAAAGATTGAAGAACCGTAATTTAGACAGCGTGGATCCAGGGTTTGTCATTTATCCCCCATCCTGGCCCAAGAACCTAATCCAGTTCGCATATCACCTTCAGGTTTCAATATGGATAATACCGGGAAAAGTAAAATTAATACAGGGAGGTGCTTACCATGACGAAAGAAAATGAAACAGAAACAGAAAACGGTTCAATGGTGCGCAATATGAAGGATTTAGTAGAGCATTCGAAGATCATGGAGCATATGAAAACAAATCAGGAAGTGATAAAAAGCGGCAAAAAACCTGATCCTGCTCAGCATGAAGATCAAAATAAATAAAAACTCTCTGATGTGACTGTCAGAGAGTTTTTTTCTGTCCTTTTTTACACTATGACATAGCGTGATTATAAAGGGATGCATATATATAAAACCAGGTTTTACATGAAAGGCCATATTAATTCGCTTTTCTGAATAAACCCAATCATAACTTCAATAAATATACAGAATGTAACTTGTCTATTTTTTAAAAGGACAAGTCTAATTTTCTAAATTATTTGTCAATTATCTCTTTTTTCAGCATAGGATAGAGTAATCTAAACAATACCGAATCTAGACCCAAAGCTATTTTATGTATATAGGTGCAGTTTGGTGAATCTATTCCAAAATTTTTTTTGGAGGGGGAGAAAATAAGATGATAGAAGGAAATGGGCGCAACTTTGTCATTTCGAATGAAGATTGGTCCCTCCATCGCAAAGGCCACGATGATCAGAAACGTCACCAGGAGAAGGTTCAGGAAGCTATCCGCAGCAATTTGCCAGATCTAATTACGGAAGAAAATATTGTGATGTCAAACGGTAAAGATGTCGTTAAGATTCCGATCAGGTCACTGGATGAATATAAAATCAGATACAATTATGATAAAAACAAACATGTTGGTCAAGGAAATGGAGACAGTAAAGTCGGCGATGTTGTAGCAAGAGATGGTTCTCAGCAGAATGCAAATGGTCCCGGTAAAGGGCAGGGAGCAGGCGATCAGGCAGGCGAGGATTATTATGAAGCAGAGGTTTCACTGATGGAGCTTGAGGTGGCGCTTTTCAAGGAGCTTGAGCTGCCGAATCTGAAGAGAAAAGAAATGGATCAGATTGTTGTAGAAAATATTGAATTTAATGATATACGAAGAACAGGATTGATGGGAAACATTGATAAAAAGCGGACGATGCTCTCTGCTTATAAACGCAATGCTATGTCAGGAGCACCGAAGTTTCATCCAATTTATCCTGAGGATTTAAAGTTTAAAACGTGGAATGAAGTTGTGAAGCCTGAATCACGCGCTGTCGTTTTAGCGATGATGGACACAAGCGGATCAATGGGTATTTGGGAGAAGTATATGGCAAGAAGCTTTTTCTTTTGGATGACAAGATTTTTGCGCTCCAAGTACGAAAAAGTAGAAATTGAATTTATTGCCCATCATACAGAAGCAAAGGTTGTCTCGGAGGAAGACTTCTTTTCAAAAGGGGAAAGCGGAGGAACGATCTGTTCATCTGCATACCGGAAAGCACTTGAAATTATTGAAGAAAAGTACCAGCCGAGCCGCTATAATATCTATCCTTTCCATTTTTCAGATGGAGATAATTTAACATCTGACAACGCCCGCTGCGTCAAGCTGGTGGGAGAACTGATGAAGGTTTCAAACATGTTTGGATACGGGGAAGTTAATCAGTACAATCGCCATTCTACTTTAATGTCCGCTTATAAGAATATCTCTGATGAAAGATTCCGCCACTATATCCTCAAGCAAAAAGTCGATGTGTTCCACGCGATGAAAGGATTTTTCCGGAAAGATGAAGAGCAGATGTATGCATAGAAAAAGAGGACGAAACATCGTCCTCTTTTTCTGCTTTTCTATAAAAAAAATGACCTTTCAATAAAGCGTAAAAATAGGTAAAATAGGATAGTTCATATCGCACATAGAATTTACATATATCCGGAGGGTCGAATGTCAGAGCATATACACAGAAAAGAACATATTTATTTTATTATCCTGCTTTTAATCAGTATCCCGATATATTTATTATTTATCTTCACGGGAGTCGGACTTTTAATTTTACTTCCTATTATACTGATCCCGCTCATTGCTCATTTGCTTTCCATCGGAATGATCCGCGGCAATGGAGTGAAGGTTACCCCTTATCAGTTTCCTGAGATTTATACAAAGGTGAATGATCTTGCAGTTAAAATGGAAATGAAGAAGCTGCCCGATATTTTTATCATTGAATCTGAGGGCATGCTGAATGCGTTTGCGGCAAGATTTTTGGGGAGAAACATGGTTGTACTTTATTCGGGATTAGCCGAGCTGCACGTAAAGGGAGGAAAAGATGAACTTGATTTTGTCATTGCGCACGAGCTTGCACATATTAAAAGAAATCATCTATTAAAAAATTTCTTCGTTCTGTTTGGAAACTGGGTGCCATTCCTCGGCAGCGCCTATTCAAGAGCCTGCGAGTATACTTGTGACGCCATCGCTCATTATTATACGGAAGACCTGGATGCCTCAAAACGCGCATTGACTGTCCTTGCTATTGGTTCAGTACTATATAAACATGTTAACGAGACTGAGTATCTGCAAGAAAGCAGCCGCGAAAAAAACCTGTTTGTCTGGTTTAGTGAAAAATTATCTACACACCCTGTTCTGCCAAAGCGGATTCATCAATTAAATGTGAAATTTGGCGAGCATGATCCATCCATCTCATTTAAGACGACTGCATGGTTTAAAGCGGGTTTAGCAGGAGCACTTGCATTGATCTTGCTTCTCTGCGCATCAAGTTTCTATTTATTTCAAATGCTGGCTGACACAAGTCTTTACAGTGATTTTGTGCTGGACAGCGAGGAAACTACCCAGCTTATGCTTGCAGCGTCAGAAAATGACTTAGAGCGTGCAGAAGAGCTCATAGAAGATGGTCAAGATGTAAACGCTCAGGATGCATTTGGCATGACTCCGCTTATGTATGCAAGTTATCCACCCGCAGATGAGTATGAAGAAGAGTTGATCATCAACACTGAAATGGTTGAGCTGCTCCTTAAACATGGGGCAGATCCAAACATCATTTCAGAAAATGGAGATTTGGCTACTGTAGATATCATTTACTCAGGCAATCTTGATTTAGCTGAACTGCTTATTGAGAAAAATGCCGATATCAATCTAGAAGACGGCTACGGGCAAACAGCGCTTACTGCTGCTGTATATGAGGGAGATGTGAAAATGGTTGAACTTCTGCTGAATGCAGGGGCAGATCCTGATTATGTCACAAGCGAAGATGAAACAGCCCGCTCAATTGCCAAGGAAGTAAAGGTGCCAGAAATTACTGCCATGTTAAAGAAGTAGCTTGCTAATTTTATAGAAAATGATATAATTTTGATAATTTACAGTCGAAAGGGAGATACACCGTGTAATTTTTGCAAGCCGCTTCAGGTAATATGGCTGTCATCCAGTCTTATCAGGAACTGCGTCCAAGCTAAATTTGTACTCCCGGCTTACAGATGAGAAAAAAAGAATAGTAATTAAAGGTCCAAATCCCATTGATTTGGACTTTTCTTAGCTTCAGCGGCACATGCTCCGTTTGGCGGAATGAAGCTGCCTTGGAAGCGAAGGCAGTACGGAAGGCATCGAGCCATACTAAGAATTTATATCAATCAGAATTTTATAGAAGTGTTCAACTTTCAATTAGACAAAAAAATAGCGGAAACTAACGCCTAATTTCTTACATGAAACACAGAGAAATTAGGCTTTTAGTATGTGTATACCCTTAACTCCTTCATTTCCATTAAATCTCTGCCTCCTGAAATTCCCCAGTTTTTCTCCTGCCCTATATCCTTTTAGTACATGCCCAGGATCATTTGATGAATACGATCACGGTCCGCGAGCTGACACAGGAGATTATCTATTTGCACATAAAGATCGAAGAAAAAAACTGAAAAAAGAGAGAGAGGGAGAACGATGTGTTAACGCACGTATGATTCCTCTTTTTTGGCTCACTCCTGGATTTGGGTACTCATAGGGTGCGTATGATTCCTCTTTTTTGGCTCACTCCTGGATTTGGGTACTCATAGGGTGCGTATGATTCCTCTTTTTTTGCTCAATCCTGGATTTGGGTACTCATAGAGTGCGTATGATTCCTCTTTTTTGGCTCAATCCAGGATTTGGGTACTCATAGGGTGCGTATGATTCCCCTTTTCAGGCTCAGACCTGGATTTGGATACTCATAGAGTGCGTATGATTCCCCTTTTCAGGCTCGATCCTGGAGTTGGATACTCATAGAGTGCGTATGATTCCCCTTTTCAGGCTCACTCCTGGAGTTGGATACTCATAGAGTGCGTATGATTCCTCTTTTTTGGCTCACTCCTGGATTTGGATACTCATAGAGTGCGTATGATTCCCCTTTTCAGGCTCACTCCTGGATTTGGCTACTCATAGGGTGCGTATGATTCCCCTTTTCAGGCTCACTCCTGGAGTTGGGTACTCATTGCGTGCGTCTCCTTTCTTTTTTTGAAGGAATAGGGAAATAAAAGCTTTTGCGCATTGAAGGCGAGCGCAATCGCCAACCTTCGACAAATCTGTCATACAGTAGCTAAACAGGCACTTGCGCTTTTCTTATTAATTTGATGAGGTGAATGGGATGAAAATAGTAACAATCGGCGGCGGTTCAAGCTATACACCGGAATTAATTGAAGGACTTATCAAACGCTACAGCGAGATTCGTGTATCGGAAATCTGGCTCGTTGACATCGAAGCCGGCAAGGAAAAGCTGGAGATTGTCGGACAATTGGCCAAGAGAATGATTGAAAAAGCAGGACTTCCAATAAAGGTTTCTCTAACAACAGATCGAAGACTTGCACTGAAAGGTGCGGATTTTGTAACCACCCAAATGCGTATCGGCTCCATAGATGCCCGAATATTGGATGAGAAAATTCCGCTTAAATATGATGTCATCGGACAAGAGACGAATGGTTCAGGCGGCTTATTTAAAGGTCTTCGGACGATTCCGGTCATCCTTGATATTTGCCGTGACATGGAGGAACTTTGTCCGAATGCCTGGCTGATTAACTTTACTAATCCAGCAGGAATGGTCACAGAAGCTGTTTTAAGATACAGCAAGATTAAGAAGGCAGTAGGCTTGTGCAATGTTGCAAAAGTCCTGAATGTTGAAAGCGCACGAATTCATATTGATTTTGCAGGATTGAATCATATGGTATTCGGATTGCGTGTATATTTAGATGGGAAGGACAAAACAGCGGAGATTATCGATAAACTGACAGCCGAGGATCAGCAAATGTCGATGCAAAACATAGCCTCGCTTGAATGGGAGCCTCAATTTTTGAAAGCGCTGCAGGTGATTCCGTGTCCATATCACCGCTATTACTATAAAACAAGGGAAATGCTTAAGCATGAGAAGGAAGAAGCAGCTGTAAAAGGGTGCAGAGGAGAAGTCGTGAAACAGCTTGAAAAAGATCTGTTTGAACTTTATAAAGACCCAAATCTGTCGATCAAGCCGCCGCAGCTGGAAAAACGCGGAGGAGTGTATTACAGTGATGCCGCCTGCAGCTTAATTAACTCCATTTACAATAATAAAGGGGACATTCAGCCAGTGAATGTTCAAAATAATGGAGCGATTACAAGTCTTCCTTTTGACTCAGCAGTAGAAGTGGACTGCATCATTACAAAAGAAGGTCCGAAGCCGATTGCGATGGGAGGGCTGCCTGTGACTGTTAACGGGCTTGTTCAGCAAATTAAATCGTTTGAAAGAGTGGCGGCAGAGGCAGCAGTTTCAGGCAGCTATGAAACGGCTTTGCTCGCCATGACCATTAATCCTCTCGTTCCTTCAGACCGTGTGGCAAAGCAAATCTGGAAGCACATAATGAACACCTTCCGCAGTTTTTCAAGGAAGCATCTTTTCGTTAATAGTATTTTTAAAGTTTGATATTGGCGAAGGAAATGCGGTCTGTCATTTTCAAGAAAATAACTATGCGAAAAACAGCCCTATCAGAAGACAGGAGGAATCTTATGCCTCGTTTTATTATCAATGCAGATGATTTTGGCTATTCACGGGGTGTAAATTACGGAATCATTGATGCACATACTGATGGCATTGTAAATTCAGCGACAATGATGGTGAATATGCCTGGTGCACAGCACGCCGTTTCGCTTGCTAAGGAGCATCCTGAGCTGCAGATTGGCATTCACTTAACGCTCACTTGCGGGAGGGCTGTAAGCGATCAAGTATCTTCTTTAATAGATGATAACGGCTACTTTAAGATTAAGAATGATCCTAACCAAAATCAGAATTTAAATGTTGCCGAAGTTGAGATTGAATGGGAGACGCAAATTCAGCGGTTTTTGTCATTTGGCCTTACTCCTTCTCATCTTGACAGTCATCATCATGTTCATTCATGGCCAGTACTAGAACAGGTTATAATGAATCTGGCAAATAAGTATGATTTGCCGGTAAGGCGTTTTTGGGAAGGGGAAAAGGAAGGACTGCAAGCATTCTCTGATGTATTTGTGCATACTTTTTACGGTGATGATTTAAATCCGGATTATTTTACGGATTTGAAAGAATCATATCAAGGGGATATTCGTGTTGAAGTCATGTGTCATCCTGCTTATATTGATGAAGCTCTATTAAAGGGTTCTTCCTACTGCTTGCAGAGAAGCAATGAACTGTCTATATTAATGGCAGCTCGACGTGTATAGCTTGCGACCAGCTAAATTAAGCGATTTTCAGACAGAAAAAAATTCAGAATAGATAAAGAATGCTGAAGAATCTCAGTCCAATATTAAATGAAGGTATTTTCAGCCTGGTATCACTTTTAAATTGCTGGTATCTCTAGCAGTATAGAATCTTTTATCATTTCATTTTTATCCTCTAAATGACTGTTTTAAATATTGAAGAAAACTATATGCAAAATACGAAATAAAAAAAATAAACAGGGTATATAGTAGGGTCCAAATTAAATTTTCTGTCATACTTTTCAGTCCCCAAGTATTTACTCCCATTTCAACGATTTTTATGAAAAAAACATGGATAATATAAATACCAAGAGCATTACTGCCAACTTTTGTTATAAACAAACCCTTTCCTAACTGTTTGTTATTCAGTGCAAAGGAAAATAAAAACACGGTTAGAAAAATTGTGGATATAAAATATTCTCCATGACTGCCTGATAATAACTTTTCTAAAATGTAGCCCTCCATCACTTGCAGAAATGAAAAAACAAAAAATAAATATAAATAAATATTTGCGTTTATTTTCAGGGATTTAATTATTTGTGAATTAAAAGCAAAGAAAAATCCTAACGTTATATAAAATAAACCGAAGAATATAGCATCTCTAGTACTGATTGAAATTTTGCAGAACATTGAATAGGATTGTCCGAAAAGCCCTATTATGTTCAAAATAAAACTAAGGATTAATAGCACATTTATTTTTTTTAGTCTATAAAAAATAAACAGAATGATGATACTCCAAATTAAGGACGTTAAAAACCATAATTGATATCCGCTGGTCCCTTTGCCAAAATATAAAAGATTCAGCATTGTAAATTCATCAAAATACTTCATTAATTTCTGTTGTACATTAGAATCACTTTGATATATGACGAGAACATCGTATATTGTATAAAAAATGAGCCAGCAAACGTAGATTTTAGCTATTTTTATAACATACCTTTTAAAATATACAACAGACTCTCTGGTATTTAATATTTTAATTCCGAACAAATAACCTGAAGCAACAAAGAAAAAAGGAACAGCGAATCTAGAAAGGTTATCAAGAATAAATAATCCAATCTGACTATCTAATGGGAAAGTATGTATCACTACTACAGCAAAGATCGCAAAAAATTTTATAAAGTCTATTGCATAATTTCTCTCCATTATTTAACCCCTTCGTTTTAATCTTTTACCTTGTTTTAGAATTGTCTTATTATTAACAAATATTGCTTTTATAATTAAAAAACGTCCGTCTGGCTTACCTCAGACGGACGTTTTTTCAGTTTTAGCACTGCTCTCATTTTTTAATAAGAAATCCATAATGAAACATACTTCATCATTCGGAATGGCAATTTGATAAGATTCTTCGATTTTATTGAGCGCTTTTCTGATTTTTAAATGAGAAGATAATGTTCATTGATTTTCGCATCTTTATTTTCCGACGCCTGTTTCACCGAAAATGAGCGTA contains these protein-coding regions:
- a CDS encoding PrkA family serine protein kinase, whose translation is MDILKKIEKYREDEQRLKWEGTFVEYLEMLKEKPWVAQSAHSRVYNMIKDAGIEEENGSRRYKFFDHKLFGLEESLEKLVEEYFHPAAKRLDVRKRILLLMGPVSGGKSTLVTMLKRGLETYSLTDRGAVFAIKGCPMHEDPLHLIPHHLREDFFQEYGIRIEGNLSPLNLMRLEQEYGGRIEDVLIERIFFSEDKRTGIGTFSPSDPKSQDIADLTGSIDFSTIAEFGSESDPRAYRFDGELNKANRGMMEFQEMLKCDEKFLWHLLSLTQEGNFKAGRFALISADELIVAHTNETEYRSFISNKKNEALHSRIIVMPVPYNLRVSEEERIYEKMIMESDVANVHIAPHTMRVAAMFTILTRLKDPKRGDIDLVKKMRLYDGENVEGYNNVDVEELQKEHVDEGMSGIDPRYVINRISSTIIRKEIPSINALDVLRSLKEGLDQHASISNEDRERYLNFISVARKEYDDLAKKEVQKAFVYSYEESAKTLMDNYLDNVEAYCNKNKIRDPLTGEEMNPDDKLMRSIEEQIGISENAKKAFREEILIRISAYARKGKRFDYNSHERLREAIQKKLFADLKDVVKITTSSKTPDELQLKKINEVVKRLIDEHGYNSTSANDLLRYVGSLLNR
- the yhbH gene encoding sporulation protein YhbH; the encoded protein is MIEGNGRNFVISNEDWSLHRKGHDDQKRHQEKVQEAIRSNLPDLITEENIVMSNGKDVVKIPIRSLDEYKIRYNYDKNKHVGQGNGDSKVGDVVARDGSQQNANGPGKGQGAGDQAGEDYYEAEVSLMELEVALFKELELPNLKRKEMDQIVVENIEFNDIRRTGLMGNIDKKRTMLSAYKRNAMSGAPKFHPIYPEDLKFKTWNEVVKPESRAVVLAMMDTSGSMGIWEKYMARSFFFWMTRFLRSKYEKVEIEFIAHHTEAKVVSEEDFFSKGESGGTICSSAYRKALEIIEEKYQPSRYNIYPFHFSDGDNLTSDNARCVKLVGELMKVSNMFGYGEVNQYNRHSTLMSAYKNISDERFRHYILKQKVDVFHAMKGFFRKDEEQMYA
- a CDS encoding ankyrin repeat domain-containing protein — translated: MSEHIHRKEHIYFIILLLISIPIYLLFIFTGVGLLILLPIILIPLIAHLLSIGMIRGNGVKVTPYQFPEIYTKVNDLAVKMEMKKLPDIFIIESEGMLNAFAARFLGRNMVVLYSGLAELHVKGGKDELDFVIAHELAHIKRNHLLKNFFVLFGNWVPFLGSAYSRACEYTCDAIAHYYTEDLDASKRALTVLAIGSVLYKHVNETEYLQESSREKNLFVWFSEKLSTHPVLPKRIHQLNVKFGEHDPSISFKTTAWFKAGLAGALALILLLCASSFYLFQMLADTSLYSDFVLDSEETTQLMLAASENDLERAEELIEDGQDVNAQDAFGMTPLMYASYPPADEYEEELIINTEMVELLLKHGADPNIISENGDLATVDIIYSGNLDLAELLIEKNADINLEDGYGQTALTAAVYEGDVKMVELLLNAGADPDYVTSEDETARSIAKEVKVPEITAMLKK
- the chbG gene encoding chitin disaccharide deacetylase produces the protein MPRFIINADDFGYSRGVNYGIIDAHTDGIVNSATMMVNMPGAQHAVSLAKEHPELQIGIHLTLTCGRAVSDQVSSLIDDNGYFKIKNDPNQNQNLNVAEVEIEWETQIQRFLSFGLTPSHLDSHHHVHSWPVLEQVIMNLANKYDLPVRRFWEGEKEGLQAFSDVFVHTFYGDDLNPDYFTDLKESYQGDIRVEVMCHPAYIDEALLKGSSYCLQRSNELSILMAARRV
- a CDS encoding acyltransferase, giving the protein MERNYAIDFIKFFAIFAVVVIHTFPLDSQIGLFILDNLSRFAVPFFFVASGYLFGIKILNTRESVVYFKRYVIKIAKIYVCWLIFYTIYDVLVIYQSDSNVQQKLMKYFDEFTMLNLLYFGKGTSGYQLWFLTSLIWSIIILFIFYRLKKINVLLILSFILNIIGLFGQSYSMFCKISISTRDAIFFGLFYITLGFFFAFNSQIIKSLKINANIYLYLFFVFSFLQVMEGYILEKLLSGSHGEYFISTIFLTVFLFSFALNNKQLGKGLFITKVGSNALGIYIIHVFFIKIVEMGVNTWGLKSMTENLIWTLLYTLFIFFISYFAYSFLQYLKQSFRG
- a CDS encoding PRD domain-containing protein, with the protein product MRKALNKIEESYQIAIPNDEVCFIMDFLLKNESSAKTEKTSV